The genomic DNA TTCCAGACCAAAACCCGCTATTTGCTGGTAGAGAAGAACGGAATGTACAGTGGGTTTCTGAGTCGCAATAAGCTGCTCAGTGACCTGGCGCAGTCGCCCTTCATGTTCATTCAGGCCGTGAAGCTGGCCCAGAGTACCAGGGAGCTGAAGCGGCGCTGGGAAATGGTGCCCGACATTGTCAGCCAGCTGCTCAGCCGGGGGGTGAAGGCGGAAATCGTGAACCAGGTGATATCCACCGTGGCCGACACCATTGCCCTGAAGGTGATTGAAAACGTGCTGGCCGAGCACGGGCCCGCCCCGGCCAGGTTTGTGTTTATGGTGCTGGGCAGTGAGGGCCGCCAGGAGCAAACCCTGCTCACCGACCAGGACAACGCCATTATCTACGAGGACAAGGCCAATGAGCAGCGGGAGCTGGTGCGCGCCTACTTCCTGCGGTTTGCCGCCGCCGTTTCCGACCAGCTCGACCACATTGGCCTGCACTACTGTACGGGCGGCTTCATGGCCAAAAACTCCAAGTGGACGCATTCCCTCTCGCACTGGAAGCGCAACTACCACACCTGGATGAGCGAGTCGAACGCGGAGACGGTCATGCAGTTTGCCACTTTCTTCGACTGCCGGTATCTGTATGGGGAAGCCTCCCTGATGGAGGAGCTGCAGGTATTTCTGCACCAGGAGCTAACCCAGCCCCTGGACCGATTCCTGTTCTTTATGGCCAGGAATGCTTTGCAGTATGAGCCGCCCCTGACCTTTTTCCGGAGCTTCCGGACTTTCGCCCAGGAAGGCCACCAGGTTTTCGACCTGAAGAAAACCATGTCGCCCATTGTCGACCTGGTGCGGGTGTATGCCCTGAAGCACCAGATTTTCAGCACCAACACCGGCGAGCGGCTTGCCCGGCTTCGGGAAAAGGGAGTGTTCAAGGAAAAGGAATATCAGGAGCTGCTGCAGGCCTATTACTACCTGATGGGAATGCGCCTGAAAAAACAGGCCCATCAGCTCAGCAGCGACCGCACGCCTCCAACCAACTACCTGGATCCTTCCACCTTAACGCAAGTGGAGCAGGTTACGCTCAAGGAAATCTTCAAGGTAATTGGTGACTTCCAGGTCAAAATCAAAGTCAATTTCACGAAGTCAATTTAAGTGGTTTACCGGTATCGGATTATCCTTACCTGATTGCGCCAGCGCCGAATGGCTCGCAGCTTTTCTCTGATTTTTCTCCCCTATGTCTGCCCGTATGAAACAACTGCTTCTCCTGTGTTGGCTGCTGCTGGCGGCGTTTGGGGCCTCGGCCCAGAAAACGAAAATCAAAACCAAGGGTGCTGTTGCGGAAGCTACCACCACAGACCGGCGCTGGACGCCAGAGAAAGCCCAAGCCTGGTACAAGGCCCATCCCTGGATTAGCGGGGCCAACTTTGCGCCCAGCTCGGCCATCAATCAGCTGGAAATGTGGCAGGCCGCCACATTTGACCCCACCACCATTGACCGGGAGCTGGGCTGGGCCGAGAGCATCGGCTTTAATACCATGCGGGTGTTTCTGCACAGCGTGGCCTGGCAGCAGGACCCCGCCGGCTTCAAGAAGCGCCTGAATGACTACCTGGCGCTTGCCGACAAGCACCACATCCAGACCATCCTGGTGTTTTTTGATGACTGCTGGAACAAGGAGCCCAAGCCCGGCCCGCAGCCCGCGCCCAAAACCGGCATTCACAACTCCGGCTGGATGCAGGATCCCGGTGACGTCATTTCCCGGGACTCTGTGTCTTTTGTTAAGCTGAAACCCTACGTGCAGGATGTGCTGCAGGCATTCAAAAACGACAAGCGCATTCTTTTCTGGGACCTGTACAACGAGCCGGGCAACTCTGGCAAGCGCACTGCCTCTTTGCCGCTGGTGCGCAACGTTTTTGCCTGGGCCCGGGAAGTAAACCCCGAGCAGCCCCTGAGCGTGGGGCTTTGGGCCTGGGACTTTGCCGAGCTGAACGCCCTGCAGCTGCGCCACTCCGACATTGTCACGTATCACGACTACGAAGACGAGGCCTGGCACCAGCGCGTAATTCAGCTGCTGAAAGCCAGCGGCCGCCCTGTTATCTGCACTGAGT from Hymenobacter sp. DG25B includes the following:
- a CDS encoding cellulase family glycosylhydrolase, encoding MKQLLLLCWLLLAAFGASAQKTKIKTKGAVAEATTTDRRWTPEKAQAWYKAHPWISGANFAPSSAINQLEMWQAATFDPTTIDRELGWAESIGFNTMRVFLHSVAWQQDPAGFKKRLNDYLALADKHHIQTILVFFDDCWNKEPKPGPQPAPKTGIHNSGWMQDPGDVISRDSVSFVKLKPYVQDVLQAFKNDKRILFWDLYNEPGNSGKRTASLPLVRNVFAWAREVNPEQPLSVGLWAWDFAELNALQLRHSDIVTYHDYEDEAWHQRVIQLLKASGRPVICTEYMARPRNSRFANILPLLKREKVGAINWGLVEGKTNTKYAWDTPLADGSEPIEWFHEVFRQDGQPYRRDETDLIKKLNGK
- a CDS encoding DUF294 nucleotidyltransferase-like domain-containing protein; translation: MDDRLAFVRTVTPFNLLPDEVLQGVVNLLQEVRHPREALLYQQDTSKLRSLDIIAEGEYETFFYDSGQHKRLPETYGPGTCYGGMSILLNKKRSLRTVVVHKGTRVLQLPRRDFRALCQAYEPFFHYFTARYGERMQDEEYAHFVKPVTTPEQNFLVADQLFSRRINTLEVRELVTCPADLPIYEAARRMAAAKVSCLFVTEAGTDQIIGYCTDITLRDKVIARQLDAARPLGEVVATPIVSIPQDAYVYEAILRMFQTKTRYLLVEKNGMYSGFLSRNKLLSDLAQSPFMFIQAVKLAQSTRELKRRWEMVPDIVSQLLSRGVKAEIVNQVISTVADTIALKVIENVLAEHGPAPARFVFMVLGSEGRQEQTLLTDQDNAIIYEDKANEQRELVRAYFLRFAAAVSDQLDHIGLHYCTGGFMAKNSKWTHSLSHWKRNYHTWMSESNAETVMQFATFFDCRYLYGEASLMEELQVFLHQELTQPLDRFLFFMARNALQYEPPLTFFRSFRTFAQEGHQVFDLKKTMSPIVDLVRVYALKHQIFSTNTGERLARLREKGVFKEKEYQELLQAYYYLMGMRLKKQAHQLSSDRTPPTNYLDPSTLTQVEQVTLKEIFKVIGDFQVKIKVNFTKSI